Proteins from a single region of Chrysemys picta bellii isolate R12L10 chromosome 9, ASM1138683v2, whole genome shotgun sequence:
- the MOGAT1 gene encoding 2-acylglycerol O-acyltransferase 1 isoform X2 encodes MKVEFAPINIPLARRIQTAAVIQWLFSFLLLAQCCWGVFIILLLGNYWFLPVLYALWLYLDWETPQTGGRRSKWVRNWTVWKYFTDYFPIHLIKTSDLDPSQNYLFGFHPHGILVAGAFGNFCTEYTGFKELFPGFTPYLHILPFWFGCPFFRDYALSTGVVSASKKSVSHVLNNDRGGNVAVIVIGGAEESLDAHPGSLTLSILKRRGFIKMALKYGAHLVPVFSFGENELFKQVANPKGSWLRTLQESLRKIVGFTLPLFHARGIFQYSFGLMPYRKPIHTVVMENPSSFSVWSCKPICVSVPLASSALKNGETGSLPDRSSKGSYIPVSYAK; translated from the exons ATGAAGGTCGAGTTTGCTCCCATCAACATTCCCCTGGCCAGGAGAATTCAGACAGCTGCAGTGATTCAgtggctcttctccttcctcttaCTAG CACAGTGTTGCTGGGGAGTCTTTATCATCTTGCTTTTGGGAAACTACTGGTTCCTCCCTGTCCTCTATGCACTGTGGCTCTATCTTGATTGGGAGACCCCCCAAACTGGAGGGAGAAGATCAAAGTGGGTCAGAAACTGGACTGTTTGGAAGTACTTTACGGATTACTTTCCAATTCAC CTCATAAAAACGTCAGATTTGGATCCAAGCCAAAACTATCTGTTTGGATTTCACCCTCATGGTATTCTTGTTGCTGGAGCCTTTGGAAACTTTTGCACAGAATATACAGGTTTTAAAGAATTATTCCCTGGTTTTACTCCATATCTTCACATCTTGCCCTTCTGGTTCGGATGCCCTTTCTTCAGAGATTATGCTTTGAGTACTG GAGTGGTGTCGGCCTCCAAGAAGAGTGTATCTCATGTGCTGAACAATGACAGAGGTGGAAACGTTGCAGTGATTGTGATTGGAGGAGCAGAAGAGTCTTTGGATGCCCATCCTGGAAGTTTAACTCTGAGTATCCTCAAGAGAAGAGGTTTTATTAAAATGGCTTTGAAATATGG GGCTCACTTGGTTCCAGTATTCTCTTTTGGCGAAAATGAACTGTTTAAGCAAGTTGCAAACCCCAAAGGATCGTGGCTCAGAACTTTACAGGAGAGCCTGAGGAAGATAGTGGGGTTTACTTTACCACTGTTTCATGCTAGAGGAATATTTCAGTACAGTTTTGGCTTGATGCCTTATAGGAAACCTATTCACACTGTTG TCATGGAAAATCCTTCTTCATTTAGCGTCTGGTCCTGCAAACCTATCTGTGTGAGTGTCCCTTTGGCTTCATCAGCACTGAAAAAT ggagaaacaggttctCTCCCAGACAGGAGCAGCAAAGGCAGCTATATACCTGTCTCCTATGCAAAATAA
- the MOGAT1 gene encoding 2-acylglycerol O-acyltransferase 1 isoform X1, with protein sequence MKVEFAPINIPLARRIQTAAVIQWLFSFLLLAQCCWGVFIILLLGNYWFLPVLYALWLYLDWETPQTGGRRSKWVRNWTVWKYFTDYFPIHLIKTSDLDPSQNYLFGFHPHGILVAGAFGNFCTEYTGFKELFPGFTPYLHILPFWFGCPFFRDYALSTGVVSASKKSVSHVLNNDRGGNVAVIVIGGAEESLDAHPGSLTLSILKRRGFIKMALKYGAHLVPVFSFGENELFKQVANPKGSWLRTLQESLRKIVGFTLPLFHARGIFQYSFGLMPYRKPIHTVVGKPITVTQNLNPTLEEIEQLHQKYLQELSKLFEDHKEKYGIPDHESLLFK encoded by the exons ATGAAGGTCGAGTTTGCTCCCATCAACATTCCCCTGGCCAGGAGAATTCAGACAGCTGCAGTGATTCAgtggctcttctccttcctcttaCTAG CACAGTGTTGCTGGGGAGTCTTTATCATCTTGCTTTTGGGAAACTACTGGTTCCTCCCTGTCCTCTATGCACTGTGGCTCTATCTTGATTGGGAGACCCCCCAAACTGGAGGGAGAAGATCAAAGTGGGTCAGAAACTGGACTGTTTGGAAGTACTTTACGGATTACTTTCCAATTCAC CTCATAAAAACGTCAGATTTGGATCCAAGCCAAAACTATCTGTTTGGATTTCACCCTCATGGTATTCTTGTTGCTGGAGCCTTTGGAAACTTTTGCACAGAATATACAGGTTTTAAAGAATTATTCCCTGGTTTTACTCCATATCTTCACATCTTGCCCTTCTGGTTCGGATGCCCTTTCTTCAGAGATTATGCTTTGAGTACTG GAGTGGTGTCGGCCTCCAAGAAGAGTGTATCTCATGTGCTGAACAATGACAGAGGTGGAAACGTTGCAGTGATTGTGATTGGAGGAGCAGAAGAGTCTTTGGATGCCCATCCTGGAAGTTTAACTCTGAGTATCCTCAAGAGAAGAGGTTTTATTAAAATGGCTTTGAAATATGG GGCTCACTTGGTTCCAGTATTCTCTTTTGGCGAAAATGAACTGTTTAAGCAAGTTGCAAACCCCAAAGGATCGTGGCTCAGAACTTTACAGGAGAGCCTGAGGAAGATAGTGGGGTTTACTTTACCACTGTTTCATGCTAGAGGAATATTTCAGTACAGTTTTGGCTTGATGCCTTATAGGAAACCTATTCACACTGTTG TGGGGAAACCTATCACTGTAACACAGAATTTGAATCCTACTCTTGAAGAGATTGAGCAGCTGCATCAAAAATACCTGCAAGAACTAAGTAAATTATTTGAAGACCACAAAGAAAAATATGGGATACCAGACCATGAATCGCTCCTCTTTAAATAA